The proteins below come from a single Solanum stenotomum isolate F172 unplaced genomic scaffold, ASM1918654v1 scaffold21764, whole genome shotgun sequence genomic window:
- the LOC125851073 gene encoding 7-deoxyloganetin glucosyltransferase-like isoform X1 gives MDSIRSMHELDKPHAVCIPYPAQGHINPMLKLAKIFNHKGFHITFVHTEYNHRRLLKSRGPDSLKGFPSFRFETIPDGLPPSDADSTQDIVSLGKSTTNTCLGPFKELLAKLNNTCSSNVPPVSCIVSDGCMSFTLAAAQELGIPEIFFWTPSACGLLGYMHYRDLAEKGYFPLKDASDLTNGYLETALDWIPGMKGIRLRDLPTLLRSTNPDDFLFNYLIQETDRSKLASAIVINTFDPLEKKVLETLQAFLPPVYTIGPLHFLLKHIEDRNLECLGSNLWKEDPKTVEWLDSKKPNSVVYVNFGSITVMTANQLTEFAWGLANSQMDFLWIIRPDTVSGEKATLPSEFMEEAKERGMLTSWCAQEQVLSHPAIGGFLTHSGWNSTLESISNGVPMICWPFFTEQQTNCWFKCTQWGIGMEIDNNVKRDEVERLVRDLMVGEKGKDMKKKAMEWKKLAEEAAAKSTGSSYVNIDKLINEILLKH, from the exons ATGGATTCCATTAGAAGCATGCATGAACTTGACAAGCCTCATGCAGTTTGCATCCCATACCCAGCCCAAGGTCACATTAATCCAATGTTAAAATTagccaaaatcttcaatcaCAAAGGCTTTCACATCACTTTTGTCCACACTGAATACAATCATAGGCGTCTACTTAAGTCTCGGGGCCCTGATTCCCTCAAAGGCTTTCCATCTTTTCGATTTGAGACCATTCCTGATGGCCTTCCACCATCTGATGCCGATTCAACTCAAGATATTGTTTCCCTTGGTAAATCCACTACCAATACTTGTTTAGGTCCTTTCAAGGAATTGCTTGCAAAGCTCAATAATACTTGTTCATCCAATGTGCCACCTGTCTCGTGCATCGTTTCTGATGGATGTATGAGCTTCACTCTAGCTGCTGCTCAAGAATTGGGCATTCCTGAAATTTTCTTTTGGACTCCAAGTGCTTGTGGTTTATTAGGTTACATGCATTACCGCGACCTTGCTGAAAAAGGATACTTTCCACTTAAAG ATGCAAGTGACTTAACAAATGGGTATTTGGAGACGGCTTTGGATTGGATACCGGGCATGAAAGGCATACGTCTGAGGGATTTACCAACTTTATTGAGAAGTACAAATCCAGATGATTTTTTGTTCAACTACCTCATCCAAGAAACAGATAGAAGCAAATTAGCTTCTGCTATTGTTATTAATACATTTGATCCATTAGAGAAGAAAGTTCTTGAAACACTTCAGGCCTTTCTACCTCCAGTCTACACAATTGGACCCttgcattttcttttaaaacataTTGAGGACAGGAATTTGGAGTGCTTGGGATCCAATCTTTGGAAAGAGGACCCAAAAACCGTAGAATGGCTTGATTCCAAGAAACCAAATTCTGTTGTTTATGTTAATTTTGGGAGCATCACTGTCATGACCGCGAACCAACTTACTGAATTCGCATGGGGACTTGCCAATAGTCAGATGGATTTTTTGTGGATCATAAGGCCTGATACTGTATCAGGGGAAAAAGCAACTCTGCCATCCGAATTCATGGAAGAAGCAAAAGAAAGAGGGATGTTAACAAGTTGGTGCGCACAAGAACAAGTCCTTAGCCACCCTGCTATTGGAGGGTTCTTGACTCACAGTGGATGGAATTCGACCCTTGAAAGTATCAGCAATGGGGTGCCAATGATCTGCTGGCCATTTTTCACGGAACAACAGACTAACTGTTGGTTCAAATGCACTCAATGGGGAATTGGAATGGAAATTGACAATAATGTGAAAAGGGATGAAGTTGAACGTCTTGTGAGGGATCTAATGGTCGGCGAGAAAGGTAAAGATATGAAGAAAAAGGCAATGGAGTGGAAGAAATTGGCTGAAGAAGCTGCTGCAAAATCAACAGGATCATCTTATGTGAACATAGACAAGTTGATCAATGAAATTCTACTCAAACATTAG
- the LOC125851073 gene encoding 7-deoxyloganetin glucosyltransferase-like isoform X2: protein MGSIGNHNKPHAVCIPYPAQGHINPMLKLAKILNHKGFHITFVNNEYNHRRLLKSRGPDSLKGLPSFQFETIPDGLPPCDADSTQDIPALCESTTKTCLGPFKELLAKLNDTCSSNVPPVSCIISDGVMSFTLAAAQELGIPEVFFWTPSACGLLGYMHYHELAKKGYFPLKDASDLTNGYLETALDWIPGMKDIRLRDLPSFLRSTIPDDFLFNFLIQETNRSKSVSAIVINTFDPLEKEVLESLQTLLPPVYTIGPLHFLVKHIEDKNLERLGSNLWKEDPKSVEWLDSKKPNSVVYVNFGSITVMTANQLIEFAWGLANSQMEFLWIIRPDIVSGEEAILPPEFMEETKERGMLTSWCPQEQVLSHPAIGGFLTHSGWNSTLESIGNGVPMICWPFFAEQQTNCWFKCTQWGIGMEIDNNVKRDEVESLVRELIVGEKGKDMKKKAMEWKKLAEEAAAKSTGSSYVNIDKLINEILLKH, encoded by the exons atGGGTTCCATTGGAAATCATAACAAGCCTCATGCAGTTTGCATACCATACCCTGCCCAAGGTCACATTAATCCAATGTTAAAATTAGCCAAAATCCTCAATCACAAAGGCTTTCACATCACTTTTGTCAACAATGAATACAATCATAGACGTCTCCTTAAGTCTCGCGGCCCTGATTCCCTCAAAGGTTTGCCATCCTTTCAATTCGAGACCATTCCTGATGGCCTCCCACCTTGTGATGCTGATTCAACTCAAGATATTCCTGCTCTGTGTGAATCCACTACCAAAACTTGTTTAGGCCCTTTCAAGGAATTGCTTGCAAAGCTCAATGACACTTGTTCATCTAACGTCCCACCTGTATCGTGCATCATTTCCGATGGTGTTATGAGCTTCACTCTAGCTGCTGCTCAAGAATTAGGCATCCCTGAAGTTTTCTTTTGGACTCCAAGTGCTTGTGGTTTATTAGGTTACATGCATTACCACGAACTTGCTAAAAAAGGATACTTTCCACTTAAAG ATGCAAGTGACTTAACGAATGGCTATTTGGAGACCGCTTTGGATTGGATACCCGGCATGAAAGACATACGTCTGAGGGATTTACCAAGTTTCTTGAGAAGTACAATTCCAGATGATTTTCTGTTTAACTTCCTCATCCAAGAAACAAATAGAAGCAAATCGGTTTCTGCTATTGTAATCAACACATTTGATCCATTAGAGAAGGAGGTTCTTGAATCACTTCAGACACTTCTTCCTCCGGTCTACACGATTGGCCCCcttcattttcttgtaaaaCATATTGAGGACAAGAATTTGGAGCGCTTGGGATCCAATCTTTGGAAAGAGGATCCAAAAAGTGTAGAATGGCTTGATTCCAAGAAACCGAATTCTGTTGTCTATGTTAATTTTGGGAGCATCACCGTCATGACCGCGAACCAACTTATTGAATTCGCGTGGGGACTTGCCAATAGTCAAATGGAATTTTTATGGATCATAAGACCTGATATTGTATCAGGGGAAGAAGCAATTCTTCCACCCGAATTCATGGAagaaactaaagaaagaggGATGTTGACAAGTTGGTGCCCGCAAGAACAAGTCCTTAGCCACCCTGCTATTGGAGGGTTCTTGACTCACAGTGGATGGAATTCGACCCTTGAAAGTATTGGCAATGGTGTGCCAATGATCTGCTGGCCGTTCTTCGCGGAACAACAGACTAATTGTTGGTTCAAATGCACCCAATGGGGAATTGGAATGGAAATTGACAATAATGTAAAAAGGGATGAAGTTGAAAGTCTTGTGAGAGAGTTAATAGTCGGCGAGAAAG GTAAAGATATGAAGAAAAAGGCAATGGAGTGGAAGAAATTGGCTGAAGAAGCTGCTGCAAAATCAACAGGATCATCTTATGTGAACATAGACAAGTTGATCAATGAAATTCTACTCAAACATTAG